A genomic region of Gemmata massiliana contains the following coding sequences:
- the rplU gene encoding 50S ribosomal protein L21: protein MYAIFEDGSRQYRVEAGSTVVIDHREAELGQRLELNKVLLLSSGADTLIGRPLVEGARVLAEVVDFPRVKTITQKFRRRKASRRLKGHTQPHVRVKITHILKAGESAS from the coding sequence ATGTACGCGATTTTTGAAGACGGGTCGCGGCAGTACCGCGTCGAAGCCGGGTCCACGGTTGTGATCGACCACCGCGAAGCCGAACTGGGCCAGCGGCTCGAACTGAACAAGGTGCTGCTCCTGTCCAGCGGGGCCGACACGCTGATCGGGCGCCCGCTGGTGGAAGGCGCGCGAGTTCTGGCCGAAGTCGTGGATTTCCCGCGGGTCAAGACGATCACCCAGAAATTCCGCCGGCGCAAGGCGTCGCGGCGCCTGAAGGGTCACACGCAGCCGCACGTGCGCGTGAAGATCACCCACATCCTGAAGGCCGGCGAATCCGCGAGCTAA
- a CDS encoding biotin/lipoyl-containing protein yields MKESSRIAVTAPDLGAPRVTFSLWHVRVGDRVTEGDRVAEVLVPGAIFDVPAPATGTLVERLVLPNDPLTPGTVLGVIQE; encoded by the coding sequence GTGAAGGAATCCTCGCGAATAGCGGTCACGGCGCCTGACCTCGGCGCCCCGCGCGTCACGTTCAGCCTGTGGCACGTCCGGGTCGGCGACCGCGTGACCGAGGGCGATCGCGTCGCGGAGGTGCTGGTCCCCGGCGCGATCTTCGACGTGCCCGCCCCCGCGACCGGCACGCTCGTCGAGCGCCTTGTGCTCCCTAACGATCCGCTCACACCCGGCACCGTGCTCGGGGTGATTCAGGAATAG
- a CDS encoding GTPase — translation MSAEEESGGASPPHTEVPETAPQPLLRTLAPLLRGLERPLRAWLDSRRKFPLSMIQRAELEGLADDLRRQAETLDVEKPLLVVMLMGGTGVGKSTLLNALAGGPIAQASFTRPTTRDPVVYFHHSVKSERLDPALRVCRLVQHDRPGLEQKIIVDTPDIDSNDLSNRDKLIALLPVADIVLYVGSQEKYHDRLGWDLFKEQRQRRAFAFVLNKWDRCVTGESGVQPDEDLLADLKAEGFQNPLLFRTTAQLWLDAAKAHGGSGLPPKPADLPEGEQFGLLRNWLELGLTRLEIEAVKARGVGQLLVQITRMAETVRPPDLSAEAEKVKASWERTLAEEADVQADVLVGTLEPYQTEVEHHFSVEDQQRFRGLMAAYLQLTTRLRYAGSGLRDRIPFGNLKGKLLGGRVETPVEWNLGAFVQECARTAGERVLDQRTTALTNRLLVEGEAKGFPLTLLTDPVGSAGRLDWREKITRSVIEALAEVERQATHPTGFKRIVRGTLSLLANTLPEIALVSTAGLLLWNFFIHGETPDLFRMSLVALIPLVVIIVLHLLILLLLPVRWPAIRHEFRKQLGTRVAADLGRAYLTIPGEVCDAIQEERKQVDGLIAETKQVNDWLAERQQAARVAELYGK, via the coding sequence ATGAGCGCTGAAGAAGAATCCGGCGGTGCCAGCCCCCCGCATACCGAAGTGCCAGAAACCGCCCCGCAGCCGTTGTTGCGGACGCTCGCGCCCCTTTTGCGCGGGCTGGAGCGCCCGCTACGCGCGTGGCTCGATAGCCGGCGCAAGTTCCCACTCTCGATGATCCAGCGCGCGGAACTCGAAGGGCTGGCCGACGACCTCCGGCGCCAGGCAGAAACGCTCGACGTCGAGAAACCGCTGCTCGTCGTCATGCTCATGGGCGGCACCGGCGTGGGCAAATCGACGCTGCTCAACGCGCTCGCAGGGGGACCGATCGCCCAGGCGTCGTTCACGCGCCCCACCACACGCGACCCCGTGGTTTACTTCCACCATTCGGTGAAGTCCGAGCGTCTCGACCCCGCGCTCCGCGTGTGCCGGCTCGTGCAACACGACCGCCCCGGCCTGGAACAGAAGATCATCGTCGATACGCCCGACATCGACTCCAATGACCTCTCGAACCGCGACAAGCTCATCGCGCTCCTGCCGGTCGCGGACATCGTTTTGTACGTCGGCTCGCAGGAGAAGTACCACGACCGCCTGGGCTGGGATCTGTTCAAGGAACAGCGCCAGCGCCGGGCGTTCGCGTTTGTGCTGAACAAGTGGGACCGGTGCGTGACCGGAGAGAGCGGCGTTCAGCCGGACGAAGACCTCCTCGCCGACCTCAAAGCCGAGGGCTTCCAGAACCCGCTCCTGTTCCGCACAACGGCCCAGTTGTGGCTCGATGCGGCTAAAGCTCACGGCGGTAGCGGGCTTCCGCCCAAACCAGCTGATCTCCCGGAAGGCGAACAGTTCGGGCTGCTCCGCAACTGGCTCGAACTCGGGCTCACGCGCCTCGAAATCGAAGCCGTCAAAGCGCGCGGCGTCGGCCAACTCCTGGTGCAGATCACCCGCATGGCCGAAACCGTGCGTCCGCCGGACCTGAGCGCCGAAGCGGAAAAGGTCAAAGCGTCGTGGGAACGCACGCTCGCCGAAGAAGCGGACGTGCAAGCGGACGTACTCGTCGGCACCCTGGAGCCATATCAGACCGAGGTCGAACACCACTTCAGCGTGGAGGACCAACAGCGGTTCCGCGGACTGATGGCCGCGTACCTGCAACTCACGACGCGCCTGCGATACGCGGGCAGTGGGCTGCGCGACCGCATCCCGTTCGGCAACCTGAAGGGGAAACTGCTCGGGGGCCGCGTCGAAACACCGGTGGAATGGAACCTCGGGGCGTTTGTGCAGGAATGTGCCCGGACCGCGGGCGAGCGCGTGCTCGATCAGCGCACAACGGCCCTCACCAACCGCTTGCTCGTCGAGGGCGAAGCGAAGGGGTTCCCGCTCACGCTCCTCACCGACCCGGTCGGCTCCGCGGGCCGACTCGACTGGCGCGAGAAGATCACGCGCTCGGTCATCGAAGCACTCGCCGAGGTCGAGCGCCAGGCCACGCACCCGACGGGCTTCAAGCGCATCGTTCGCGGGACGCTGAGCTTGCTCGCGAACACGCTGCCGGAAATCGCGCTCGTGTCCACCGCGGGGCTGCTGCTGTGGAACTTCTTCATCCACGGCGAAACGCCGGATCTCTTCCGCATGTCGTTGGTGGCGCTGATCCCGCTCGTCGTCATCATCGTGTTGCACTTGCTCATTCTGCTGCTATTACCGGTGCGCTGGCCGGCCATCCGGCACGAGTTCCGGAAGCAACTGGGCACGCGCGTCGCGGCGGATTTGGGGCGCGCGTACCTCACCATCCCGGGCGAGGTGTGCGACGCGATTCAAGAAGAACGGAAACAGGTCGACGGGCTAATCGCCGAAACGAAGCAGGTGAACGACTGGCTGGCCGAGCGCCAACAGGCGGCCCGGGTCGCCGAATTGTACGGGAAGTAA
- the lipA gene encoding lipoyl synthase, translating to MRSLTLLDKPEQPAPPPRTGNRLPPWLKRPLPTGNGNNFTAHLIEDLRLETVCESAKCPNRPECWSRRTATFMIMGNLCTRTCSFCSVPKGTPEHLELDEPARLAEASVRLGLKHVVITSVTRDDLPDGGAMHFADCIEAVRARVPDAALEVLTPDFLGDPVAIDTVTDANPEVFNHNLETVPRLHRTVRGRALYHRSLGLLERVKRRAPHIVTKAGLMLGIGETIDELFDVLADLRAIKCDVLTLGQYLAPTVKHMPVARFVPPSEFDSLAATARLMGFKQVVAGPYVRSSYHAADMVPTREGILANSGHGA from the coding sequence ATGCGCTCCCTCACGCTTCTTGATAAACCCGAGCAACCCGCGCCCCCACCGCGCACGGGCAACCGGCTCCCGCCCTGGCTGAAGCGCCCGCTCCCCACCGGGAACGGCAACAACTTCACCGCGCACCTGATCGAAGACCTCCGGCTCGAAACGGTGTGCGAGAGCGCGAAGTGCCCGAACCGCCCCGAGTGCTGGTCGCGCCGGACCGCGACGTTCATGATTATGGGCAACCTCTGCACGCGCACGTGCAGTTTCTGCTCGGTCCCCAAGGGCACGCCCGAGCACCTGGAACTCGACGAACCCGCGCGCCTCGCCGAAGCCTCTGTTCGCCTGGGGCTGAAGCACGTCGTGATTACGTCCGTCACCCGGGACGACCTGCCCGACGGCGGGGCCATGCACTTCGCGGACTGCATTGAGGCCGTGCGCGCGCGGGTGCCGGACGCTGCGCTGGAAGTCCTCACACCGGACTTCCTCGGCGACCCGGTGGCCATCGACACTGTGACCGACGCGAACCCCGAAGTGTTCAACCACAACCTCGAAACGGTCCCGCGCCTGCACCGCACCGTCCGCGGGCGCGCGTTGTACCACCGGAGCCTCGGGCTGCTGGAACGCGTGAAGCGCCGGGCACCGCACATCGTGACGAAGGCCGGGTTGATGCTCGGGATCGGCGAAACAATCGACGAACTCTTCGACGTGCTGGCCGATCTCCGCGCGATCAAGTGCGACGTGCTGACGCTCGGCCAGTACCTCGCCCCGACCGTGAAGCACATGCCCGTGGCGCGGTTCGTTCCGCCGAGCGAGTTCGATTCCCTGGCCGCGACCGCGCGGCTCATGGGCTTCAAGCAGGTTGTTGCGGGACCGTATGTGCGGTCCAGTTACCACGCGGCCGATATGGTGCCCACCCGTGAAGGAATCCTCGCGAATAGCGGTCACGGCGCCTGA
- a CDS encoding GspE/PulE/PilB domain-containing protein: MISHPDADAFVREYLTRPTDVTLRLVFADWLEETGVPHNAAWAYFIRLRDEAEHYEPDSSERRELLRQADQYVPKIRAQLTIAASLFVGYPKSFLQLLPAPNITVRLANWEVSREVLELVPESVARENLVLPLDAQVRTLLIAAADPHDYDTAQKLEFILDRDIVFVGAERDDVQNAINRDYGQTETESVDSVLVEFADIEPNHFPYSSSLEPAPEISPPIVALVNLIPTEAINLGSDRILLYPDIETLSIRYRIDGEWVERDRAPIRLLNPVTTRLAIMGQIDPNRIFAQPFGMELLTGAFVIRVHGHRFRLRVTIQPSPDGPTTQLDITREPIENS, encoded by the coding sequence GTGATATCACACCCCGACGCTGATGCGTTCGTTCGCGAGTATCTGACCCGGCCCACGGACGTCACCCTTCGGCTCGTGTTCGCGGACTGGCTCGAAGAAACAGGCGTCCCGCATAACGCGGCCTGGGCGTACTTCATTCGCCTGCGGGACGAAGCCGAGCACTACGAGCCTGATAGTTCCGAGCGCCGCGAACTGCTCCGACAGGCCGACCAATACGTGCCGAAGATCCGCGCACAACTTACAATTGCCGCGAGCCTCTTCGTCGGTTACCCCAAATCATTTCTCCAACTGCTCCCCGCACCGAACATCACCGTGCGCCTCGCGAATTGGGAGGTCTCGCGCGAGGTACTCGAGCTCGTACCAGAATCGGTCGCCCGCGAGAATCTCGTCTTGCCACTTGATGCACAAGTGCGAACGCTTCTCATCGCTGCGGCCGATCCGCACGACTACGACACCGCGCAGAAGCTCGAATTTATTCTGGACCGCGACATTGTGTTCGTCGGCGCGGAGCGGGACGACGTTCAAAACGCTATCAACCGCGACTACGGGCAGACCGAGACAGAATCGGTTGATAGTGTCTTAGTCGAGTTCGCGGACATAGAGCCGAACCACTTTCCGTACAGCAGTTCGCTCGAGCCCGCACCGGAAATTTCGCCCCCCATCGTCGCGCTAGTAAATCTAATACCAACTGAAGCAATTAACCTTGGCTCAGATCGAATACTCCTCTATCCCGATATCGAAACCCTTAGTATTCGCTACCGCATCGACGGCGAGTGGGTCGAGCGCGATCGCGCACCGATTCGGCTCTTGAACCCGGTCACAACCCGCCTCGCGATCATGGGCCAGATCGACCCTAATCGCATCTTCGCTCAACCCTTCGGAATGGAACTCTTAACGGGCGCGTTCGTGATCCGCGTTCACGGGCACCGGTTCCGGCTGCGCGTGACGATTCAGCCGTCCCCGGACGGCCCGACAACGCAACTCGACATCACCCGCGAGCCGATCGAGAATTCGTGA
- the holB gene encoding DNA polymerase III subunit delta' — MSWDRIRGQDGPRNTFFTAHEIGRLAHSYLLVGPEGIGKRLFARELAKAFLCERPPAKLTACDRCPACAQVEASTHPDLLFLRTPADKHELPVEDMREFCSQVALKPTRGARKIGIIEDADDFNTSSANSFLKTLEEPPPGALLLLIATTTDRQLATILSRCQVVRFAPLTPPDLKAILEAQGIEDAQKRDRLARLGNGSVSRALALDDDSIWQVRQKLIDGLTSPRPQFQPLAETWSKFNEDAGKETAAQRMRASLVLQFLIEAVQHALKLSLGATVPEIDATEVDRLKAFADRVGTDTLMELLDKFVEADFYVERRVQLILVVESVLAKFPREKG, encoded by the coding sequence ATGTCGTGGGACCGCATTCGTGGGCAAGACGGCCCCCGGAACACGTTTTTCACCGCACACGAAATCGGGCGCCTCGCGCACTCGTACTTGCTCGTCGGGCCGGAGGGGATCGGTAAGCGCCTGTTCGCGCGCGAACTCGCGAAGGCATTCCTGTGCGAACGGCCGCCCGCGAAACTGACCGCGTGCGATCGGTGCCCGGCATGCGCACAAGTCGAAGCGAGCACACACCCGGACCTGCTCTTTTTGCGCACGCCGGCAGATAAGCACGAACTCCCGGTCGAAGACATGCGAGAGTTCTGCTCGCAAGTGGCGCTCAAGCCCACTCGCGGCGCGCGCAAAATCGGCATCATCGAGGACGCGGACGACTTCAACACGTCGTCGGCCAACTCGTTCCTCAAAACGCTCGAAGAACCACCCCCCGGCGCACTCTTACTGCTCATCGCGACCACGACCGACCGACAGCTCGCCACCATCCTGTCGCGGTGCCAGGTGGTGCGATTCGCGCCACTTACTCCCCCAGACCTAAAAGCAATCCTCGAAGCGCAGGGAATCGAAGACGCCCAGAAGCGCGACCGGCTCGCGCGCCTCGGGAACGGGAGCGTGTCCCGCGCACTTGCCCTCGACGACGATTCGATCTGGCAGGTGCGACAGAAACTGATCGACGGACTAACATCGCCGCGCCCACAATTTCAGCCACTCGCCGAGACGTGGAGCAAGTTCAACGAGGACGCCGGGAAGGAAACTGCGGCCCAGCGGATGCGCGCGTCACTCGTGCTTCAGTTCCTGATCGAAGCCGTGCAGCACGCGCTGAAGCTTTCCTTGGGCGCCACCGTGCCCGAGATCGACGCGACCGAAGTCGACCGGCTGAAAGCATTCGCCGACCGCGTCGGAACGGACACCCTCATGGAGCTGCTCGACAAGTTCGTGGAAGCGGACTTTTACGTCGAGCGACGGGTGCAACTCATCCTGGTCGTCGAATCAGTTCTGGCCAAATTCCCGCGCGAAAAAGGGTAG
- the nadD gene encoding nicotinate-nucleotide adenylyltransferase produces MRIGIFGGTFDPVHMGHLILAEQCRSQAGLDEVWFVPSYLPPHKADKGVTRFESRCDMIELAIAGHSAFQVNRIEKELPEPSFTARTLGELHARHPGNEFFLLMGSDCLPDLPGWYEPRLVVERAGLVVVPRPGVMLWTADRLAKALGTSEETVRLQFVACPMIEIASRELRRAIADGMSIRYMVPRAVEEYVRERKLYVAG; encoded by the coding sequence ATGCGTATCGGCATTTTCGGCGGCACGTTTGATCCCGTTCACATGGGGCACTTAATCCTCGCCGAACAGTGCCGTTCGCAAGCGGGGTTGGACGAGGTCTGGTTCGTGCCGAGCTACTTGCCGCCGCACAAGGCCGACAAGGGCGTAACGCGGTTCGAGTCGCGGTGCGACATGATCGAGTTGGCCATCGCCGGGCACTCCGCATTTCAGGTGAACCGGATCGAGAAGGAGCTGCCGGAGCCGAGCTTCACCGCCCGCACGCTGGGCGAGTTGCACGCGCGACACCCCGGAAACGAGTTCTTCCTACTGATGGGTTCGGACTGCTTACCGGACCTGCCCGGGTGGTACGAACCGCGTCTGGTGGTCGAACGGGCCGGTTTGGTCGTGGTCCCGCGCCCGGGAGTGATGCTCTGGACCGCGGACCGGCTCGCGAAGGCACTGGGCACGAGCGAGGAAACGGTTCGTTTGCAGTTCGTCGCGTGCCCGATGATCGAGATCGCGAGTCGCGAACTGCGTCGCGCGATCGCCGACGGGATGAGCATCCGGTACATGGTCCCACGGGCAGTAGAGGAGTACGTGCGCGAGCGCAAGCTCTACGTCGCTGGATGA
- the tmk gene encoding dTMP kinase, whose translation MPRPAFLSLDGLDGTGKSTQCRLLAEWLTAQKVPVTSCTDPGGTPLGQELRKLLLFGREHTISTTTEALLFMASRAQLVEEIIRPALDRGEVVISDRFLLANVVYQGHAGGLSADALWQVGAFATGGLEPDLTLVFDLPPDIAVARRNREADRMEERGADYYARVSTGFKYEAGMRPAKYRLIDATPDVDTVQKAVRREVSRLLSAHGWNVQE comes from the coding sequence ATGCCGCGCCCCGCGTTCCTGTCGCTCGACGGTCTGGACGGTACCGGTAAATCCACTCAGTGCCGGTTGCTCGCAGAGTGGCTCACCGCGCAAAAGGTGCCGGTCACATCGTGTACGGACCCCGGCGGAACCCCGCTCGGACAGGAACTGCGGAAGCTGCTCCTCTTCGGCCGCGAACACACCATCTCGACCACCACGGAAGCGCTGCTCTTCATGGCGTCGCGTGCGCAGCTGGTGGAGGAAATCATTCGCCCCGCACTCGATCGCGGCGAGGTGGTGATTTCGGACCGGTTCCTTCTTGCGAATGTGGTTTATCAGGGGCACGCGGGCGGGCTGAGTGCGGATGCTTTGTGGCAAGTCGGCGCGTTCGCTACCGGCGGACTGGAACCCGACCTCACACTCGTCTTCGACCTCCCTCCCGACATCGCGGTCGCGCGCCGGAACCGCGAAGCTGACCGCATGGAGGAGCGCGGCGCGGACTACTACGCGCGCGTGAGCACCGGCTTCAAGTACGAAGCCGGGATGCGCCCGGCGAAGTACCGCCTCATCGACGCGACGCCCGATGTCGATACAGTGCAGAAGGCCGTCCGCCGCGAAGTGAGCCGGCTCCTCAGTGCCCACGGCTGGAACGTGCAGGAGTAG
- a CDS encoding galactose-1-phosphate uridylyltransferase, with protein sequence MNADPELRCDPVTGRWVVIAPQRAQRPIALSGHAPRHRTNGEGRPCPFCPGQENETPNEVYALRDPGTAPNGPGWQLRIVPNMYPAVRPVGEQRQPPPPSPLPKGKGEKERSPHGISISEASYVSSPFPLGRGDGGGGSSTLFTSMPATGVAEVLIECAEHVDDPAQLTDEQLAEVFRAYRERMQVLASDPRLAHVSVFKNVGAEAGASLAHTHSQIIATPIVPELTRAELAGAEAYFARESRCVFCDIVEKELADGSRVVARSANFVVVTAFAPRFAYELWVLPVAHQPRYEALTDSEALELALLLKPVLRALDAVQDAPAYNWFLHTTPLRAGAPGYYHWHLEVLPRTARPAGLEWGFGCHITTVAPEQAACQLRAALPDVA encoded by the coding sequence ATGAACGCTGATCCCGAATTGCGCTGTGACCCGGTGACTGGTCGGTGGGTCGTGATCGCTCCGCAGCGGGCACAGCGCCCGATCGCTCTAAGCGGCCACGCCCCTCGACATCGCACCAATGGAGAAGGGCGGCCGTGTCCATTCTGCCCCGGTCAGGAGAACGAGACGCCGAACGAGGTTTACGCCCTCCGCGATCCCGGAACAGCGCCAAACGGCCCAGGCTGGCAGCTCCGCATCGTGCCGAATATGTACCCGGCGGTGCGACCTGTTGGGGAGCAAAGGCAACCTCCCCCCCCGTCCCCCCTACCTAAAGGGAAGGGGGAGAAAGAACGGTCGCCACACGGAATCTCGATCTCTGAGGCTTCATATGTCAGTTCCCCCTTCCCTTTAGGGAGGGGGGACGGGGGGGGAGGTTCTTCAACCCTATTCACCTCGATGCCCGCCACGGGTGTCGCGGAAGTTCTGATCGAGTGCGCGGAGCACGTCGACGACCCCGCGCAGCTTACCGACGAGCAACTCGCTGAGGTGTTCCGGGCGTATCGCGAGCGAATGCAAGTTCTGGCGAGCGATCCGAGACTGGCACACGTTTCTGTGTTCAAGAACGTCGGGGCTGAAGCGGGGGCGTCACTGGCCCACACGCATTCGCAGATCATCGCCACACCGATTGTACCGGAGCTGACTCGCGCGGAACTGGCCGGTGCGGAAGCTTACTTCGCGCGAGAGAGCCGGTGCGTGTTCTGCGACATCGTTGAGAAGGAACTCGCCGACGGCTCTCGCGTGGTGGCTCGGTCTGCGAATTTCGTTGTTGTGACCGCGTTCGCGCCGCGGTTTGCTTACGAGTTGTGGGTGCTACCGGTCGCGCATCAGCCGCGGTACGAGGCGCTAACCGATAGTGAGGCGCTGGAGCTGGCGTTGCTCTTGAAGCCCGTTCTGCGTGCGCTCGACGCGGTTCAGGACGCCCCGGCCTACAACTGGTTTCTTCACACGACACCGCTCCGCGCGGGCGCGCCCGGGTACTATCACTGGCACCTTGAAGTGCTCCCGCGCACAGCGCGCCCGGCCGGTTTGGAGTGGGGGTTCGGCTGTCACATCACGACCGTTGCCCCGGAGCAGGCGGCATGTCAGTTACGAGCCGCGTTGCCGGACGTGGCGTGA
- a CDS encoding 3-oxoacyl-ACP synthase III family protein, translating to MSSERASTRPKCRSLMGVRVVGTGKYVPDMVVANEHLHARLGFDSDWIVKRTGILERRHAAPNQATSDLCVEAANDLFAKTGHTAKECDLLVLGTFTPDMSFPSTACLVQDRIGLVGPAIEVEAACAGFMYALITAAAYVKAGLSERALVIGGDTNSRVLNPTDIKTYPLFGDGAGAVFVEPAGPDRGILAYSMGSEGSGGPLLQREACGSRTPVTPELIAEGKHFMYMDGYAVFKWAVNILCDTIREVLAAAKLTVDDIGLFVAHQANIRIINAAIDSLNIPRAKVYNNLERYGNTSAGSIPIALDEAAAEGRLKSGDYVVLSGFGAGLAWGTAVIRW from the coding sequence ATGAGCAGCGAGCGAGCTTCGACGCGCCCGAAGTGCCGGTCACTGATGGGTGTCCGCGTGGTCGGTACCGGTAAGTACGTCCCGGACATGGTCGTCGCGAACGAGCACCTCCACGCTCGCCTCGGGTTCGATTCCGACTGGATCGTGAAGCGCACCGGCATCCTCGAACGCCGCCACGCGGCGCCGAACCAGGCCACCTCCGATTTGTGCGTGGAAGCCGCGAACGACCTGTTCGCCAAGACCGGCCACACCGCCAAAGAGTGCGACCTCCTGGTCCTCGGCACGTTCACCCCGGACATGTCCTTCCCCTCGACCGCGTGCCTCGTACAAGACCGCATCGGACTGGTCGGCCCCGCGATCGAAGTGGAAGCCGCGTGCGCCGGGTTCATGTACGCGCTCATTACCGCGGCAGCGTATGTGAAAGCGGGCCTGAGTGAGCGCGCGCTGGTCATCGGCGGCGATACGAACAGCCGCGTGCTGAACCCCACCGACATCAAAACGTACCCGCTGTTCGGCGACGGGGCCGGTGCGGTGTTCGTCGAACCCGCGGGGCCGGATCGCGGCATCCTCGCGTACAGCATGGGGTCAGAAGGCTCGGGCGGTCCGCTGCTCCAGCGCGAGGCGTGCGGCAGCCGCACCCCGGTCACGCCGGAGTTGATCGCCGAAGGCAAGCACTTCATGTACATGGACGGCTACGCGGTGTTCAAGTGGGCCGTGAACATCCTCTGCGACACGATCCGCGAGGTGCTCGCAGCGGCGAAGCTCACGGTCGACGACATCGGGCTGTTCGTGGCGCACCAAGCGAACATCCGCATCATCAACGCGGCTATCGATTCGCTCAACATCCCCCGCGCGAAGGTTTACAACAACCTCGAACGCTACGGGAACACCTCGGCCGGCAGCATCCCGATCGCGCTCGACGAAGCCGCGGCTGAAGGACGTCTCAAATCTGGCGACTACGTCGTGCTGAGCGGCTTCGGCGCCGGCCTCGCGTGGGGTACGGCCGTCATTCGGTGGTGA
- a CDS encoding lipoyl(octanoyl) transferase LipB, producing the protein MTERPEQPDFAPERVLSAYLLGALEFDALTALQRRLVYDISGDRDTAALILCEHPPGITIGREGSVAHVRPNTNALAARRWPVRWVGRGGGVMLHQPGQVVCYPIFPLDSLNITAGRYVNELQAVAVDLCHEFGVEALPDQARPGASANGRRIAHVGVAVRSWVSSFGLIVNANPDLEPFRDVRCDGAPAPMTSLQRESSLRVRVSGVRQLLLELIAARFGFTRVSVFHNHPADLPRPKHHALPHAS; encoded by the coding sequence GTGACCGAGCGGCCGGAACAACCCGATTTCGCCCCCGAGCGAGTCCTCTCGGCGTACCTGCTCGGTGCCTTGGAGTTCGACGCACTCACCGCGCTCCAGCGCCGGCTGGTCTACGATATCAGCGGCGACCGCGACACCGCGGCTCTGATTCTCTGCGAGCACCCACCGGGAATTACGATCGGCCGCGAGGGGAGCGTGGCACACGTGCGCCCCAACACGAACGCCCTGGCCGCCCGGCGCTGGCCGGTGCGGTGGGTGGGGCGCGGTGGTGGCGTGATGCTGCACCAGCCCGGTCAGGTCGTGTGCTACCCCATATTCCCGCTCGACTCCCTCAATATCACCGCCGGCCGCTATGTGAACGAATTACAGGCCGTCGCGGTCGACCTGTGCCACGAATTCGGTGTTGAAGCACTCCCCGACCAAGCCCGCCCCGGCGCGAGCGCGAACGGCCGGCGCATCGCACACGTGGGTGTTGCGGTGCGCAGTTGGGTCAGTTCCTTCGGACTGATTGTGAACGCGAACCCGGACCTCGAACCGTTCCGGGACGTGCGCTGCGACGGTGCCCCGGCGCCCATGACCTCTCTTCAGCGCGAAAGTTCGCTCCGCGTGCGCGTGTCCGGCGTGCGCCAACTTCTCCTCGAACTGATCGCGGCGCGGTTCGGCTTCACCCGCGTTTCCGTCTTCCACAACCACCCCGCGGACCTCCCGCGGCCGAAACACCATGCGCTCCCTCACGCTTCTTGA
- a CDS encoding CHAD domain-containing protein, translating into MAEGKWISGLKPGTPIADAARVVLTERFAVVRQYLPLAANNPYEDVEYVHQLRVGTRRTGAALRAFSDALPRKSLKATKTALRTIRQAAGDARDWDVFLASLPGAKPFGTATAKPTLDFLLGYAFGQRTAAQARLTATEAETGPEFLALSESLPTRTREPEGTDAPTNFGELAVQQLGALFAELTASAEANPTEPHDLHALRIIAKRLRYAIEIFAECFPPYLKETIYPCVERVQELLGEVQDANVGISRLVDIRALVGAVAPKQLTRVKKGLDALATSLRGKIPAGTKAFASWRKEWLGLMAALKLEVVASVVTA; encoded by the coding sequence ATGGCCGAAGGAAAATGGATCTCGGGACTGAAACCCGGAACGCCGATCGCGGACGCCGCGCGGGTCGTGCTCACGGAACGGTTCGCGGTGGTGCGACAGTACCTCCCTCTCGCGGCGAACAATCCCTACGAGGATGTCGAGTACGTTCACCAACTCCGCGTGGGGACGCGCCGCACGGGTGCCGCACTGCGTGCGTTCTCGGACGCCCTGCCGCGGAAGTCACTGAAGGCCACGAAAACCGCACTCCGGACGATTCGCCAAGCCGCCGGCGACGCACGCGACTGGGACGTGTTCCTGGCCTCGTTACCCGGCGCGAAGCCCTTCGGCACGGCCACCGCGAAGCCCACGCTTGATTTCCTGCTCGGTTACGCATTCGGCCAGCGCACTGCGGCCCAAGCGCGCCTTACCGCGACGGAAGCCGAAACCGGTCCGGAGTTCCTGGCGCTCAGCGAGAGCCTGCCCACTCGCACCCGCGAACCGGAAGGCACGGACGCGCCCACGAACTTCGGAGAACTCGCGGTTCAACAACTTGGGGCGCTGTTCGCAGAACTCACAGCGAGTGCGGAAGCGAATCCGACCGAACCGCACGACCTGCACGCGCTGCGGATCATCGCGAAGCGCCTTCGCTACGCGATCGAGATCTTCGCGGAGTGCTTCCCACCGTACCTCAAAGAAACGATCTACCCCTGCGTTGAGCGCGTGCAAGAACTACTCGGCGAAGTGCAAGACGCGAATGTGGGCATCTCCCGTTTGGTAGACATCCGCGCGCTCGTGGGGGCTGTGGCGCCGAAGCAACTCACGCGCGTGAAAAAGGGCCTGGACGCACTGGCGACTTCACTCCGTGGAAAAATTCCAGCGGGTACGAAGGCGTTTGCCTCGTGGCGCAAGGAATGGCTGGGCCTCATGGCCGCACTCAAACTCGAAGTGGTAGCCAGTGTTGTGACTGCGTGA